One segment of Pseudomonas asgharzadehiana DNA contains the following:
- the mazG gene encoding nucleoside triphosphate pyrophosphohydrolase, translated as MYSLDDLLHLMNRLRDPQYGCPWDIKQTYASIVPHTLEEAYEVADAIERGDFDHLQGELGDLLFQVVYYSQLAREEGRFEFAGVIDGITRKLIRRHPHVFPTGDLYAPLDIPQLSEEQVKLRWEQIKAEERAQKSDAPEQLSLLDDVPGALPSLSRAAKLQKRASQVGFDWPSALPVVDNVREELDEVLEAMADNDSVAIADEVGDLLFAAVNLARHLKVDPETALRGANAKFERRFRFIEQALRDTQRPIEDCTLEELDALWGEAKRQEKNVSSCG; from the coding sequence ATGTATTCACTGGATGACCTGCTGCACTTGATGAATCGCCTGCGGGACCCGCAATACGGGTGCCCGTGGGACATCAAGCAAACCTACGCGAGCATCGTGCCGCACACCTTGGAAGAGGCTTACGAAGTCGCCGATGCCATCGAGCGCGGTGACTTCGACCATCTGCAAGGTGAACTGGGCGACCTGCTGTTCCAGGTGGTGTATTACAGCCAGCTGGCGCGGGAAGAAGGGCGTTTCGAATTTGCCGGGGTGATCGACGGCATCACTCGCAAGCTGATCCGTCGCCACCCGCACGTGTTCCCCACGGGCGACCTGTATGCGCCGCTGGATATCCCGCAATTGAGCGAAGAGCAGGTCAAGCTGCGCTGGGAGCAGATCAAGGCCGAGGAGCGTGCACAAAAGTCTGACGCGCCGGAGCAGCTCTCCCTGCTGGATGATGTGCCTGGCGCATTGCCGTCGTTATCCCGTGCCGCCAAATTGCAAAAACGCGCCAGCCAGGTCGGCTTCGACTGGCCATCCGCCTTGCCGGTGGTGGATAACGTGCGCGAAGAGCTGGATGAAGTGCTCGAAGCCATGGCCGATAACGACTCGGTGGCCATTGCCGATGAGGTCGGTGACCTGCTGTTTGCGGCGGTCAACCTGGCCCGGCACCTGAAGGTCGACCCGGAAACCGCGCTGCGTGGCGCCAATGCCAAGTTCGAACGACGTTTCCGATTTATCGAACAGGCATTGCGCGATACCCAGCGTCCCATAGAAGATTGCACCCTTGAAGAATTGGACGCCCTCTGGGGCGAAGCCAAACGTCAGGAAAAGAACGTGTCCAGCTGCGGTTGA
- the relA gene encoding GTP diphosphokinase, which yields MVQVRAHQPINTDGSINLEAWLDHAVSVDPALDREALKAACEFARESEQQDNAAKNLWAEGTSSFRTGLEIAEILADLKLDQDSLIAAVLYRGVREGHIPLATVGQRFGSVVAKLIDGVLRMAAISASLSPRQSLVLGTQGQVENLRKMLVAMVDDVRVALIKLAERTCAIRAVKTADDEKRNRVAREVFDIYAPLAHRLGIGHIKWELEDLSFRYLEPDQYKQIATLLHERRLDRERFITDVMGQLRAELQATGVDADISGRAKHIYSIWRKMQRKGLAFSQIYDVRAVRVLVPEMRDCYTALGIVHTLWRHIPKEFDDYIANPKENGYRSLHTAVIGPEGKVLEVQIRTHAMHEEAELGVCAHWRYKGTDVKAGSNQYEEKISWLRQVLEWHEELGDIGGLAEQLRVDIEPDRVYIFTPDGHAIDLPKGATPLDFAYRVHTEIGHNCRGAKINGRIVPLNYSLQTGEQVEIITSKHGTPSRDWLNPNLGYITTSRARAKIVHWFKLQARDQNVAAGKTLLERELARLGLPQVDFDKLAEKANMKIAEDMFAALGAGDLRLAQLVNLAQQLVEPERGNEQLELIPRKATGYKPGKRGDIQIQGVGNLLTQIAGCCQPLPGDAIVGYITQGRGVSIHRQDCASVLQLGGREPERIIQVSWGPVPVLTYPVDIIIRAYDRSGLLRDVSQVLLNERINVLAVNTRSNKEDNTALMSLTIEIPGLDALGRLLGRISQLPNIIETRRNRTPS from the coding sequence ATGGTACAGGTGAGAGCACACCAGCCGATCAACACTGACGGCAGTATCAATCTCGAGGCATGGTTGGATCATGCCGTCAGTGTCGATCCGGCACTGGACCGTGAAGCCTTGAAAGCAGCCTGCGAGTTCGCTCGTGAGTCTGAACAGCAAGACAATGCGGCCAAGAACCTGTGGGCCGAGGGCACTTCCAGCTTTCGCACCGGCCTTGAGATCGCCGAGATCCTCGCCGACCTCAAGCTGGACCAGGATTCGCTGATCGCCGCCGTGCTCTATCGCGGCGTGCGCGAAGGGCACATCCCGTTGGCCACCGTGGGCCAGCGTTTCGGCTCCGTGGTGGCCAAGCTGATCGACGGCGTGCTGCGCATGGCTGCCATCAGCGCCAGCCTCAGCCCGCGCCAGTCCCTGGTGTTGGGCACCCAGGGCCAGGTCGAGAACCTGCGCAAGATGCTGGTGGCGATGGTCGACGACGTACGCGTCGCGCTGATCAAGCTGGCCGAACGCACCTGCGCGATTCGTGCGGTGAAGACCGCCGACGACGAAAAGCGCAACCGCGTCGCCCGCGAAGTCTTCGACATCTACGCGCCGTTGGCGCACCGCCTGGGTATTGGCCATATCAAATGGGAGCTGGAGGATTTGTCCTTCCGCTACCTGGAGCCCGATCAATACAAGCAGATCGCCACGTTGCTGCATGAGCGGCGGCTCGACCGCGAACGCTTCATTACCGACGTGATGGGCCAACTGCGTGCCGAATTGCAGGCCACCGGCGTCGATGCCGACATCAGCGGCCGCGCCAAGCACATCTATTCCATCTGGCGCAAAATGCAGCGCAAGGGCCTGGCCTTCAGCCAGATCTACGACGTGCGTGCCGTGCGCGTGTTGGTGCCGGAAATGCGCGACTGCTACACCGCGCTGGGCATCGTGCACACCCTGTGGCGGCACATCCCCAAGGAGTTCGACGACTACATCGCCAACCCCAAGGAAAACGGCTATCGCTCGTTGCACACGGCGGTGATCGGCCCCGAGGGCAAGGTGCTCGAGGTGCAGATCCGCACCCACGCCATGCACGAAGAGGCAGAGCTGGGCGTATGCGCGCACTGGCGCTACAAGGGTACCGACGTCAAGGCCGGCTCCAATCAATACGAAGAAAAAATCTCCTGGCTGCGCCAAGTGCTCGAATGGCATGAAGAGCTGGGTGACATCGGCGGCCTGGCCGAACAGCTGCGGGTGGATATCGAGCCGGACCGGGTCTATATCTTCACCCCCGACGGCCACGCCATCGACCTGCCCAAGGGGGCCACGCCGCTGGACTTCGCCTACCGCGTACACACCGAAATCGGCCACAACTGCCGGGGCGCGAAGATCAACGGGCGCATCGTGCCGCTCAACTACAGCCTGCAGACCGGTGAGCAGGTCGAGATCATCACCAGCAAACACGGCACGCCAAGCCGCGACTGGCTGAACCCGAACCTGGGTTACATCACCACCTCGCGGGCGCGGGCCAAGATCGTGCACTGGTTCAAGCTGCAGGCGCGCGACCAGAACGTCGCCGCCGGCAAGACCTTGCTCGAACGCGAACTGGCGCGCCTGGGCCTGCCTCAGGTGGACTTCGACAAGCTGGCCGAAAAGGCCAACATGAAGATCGCCGAAGACATGTTCGCCGCCCTTGGCGCCGGCGACCTGCGCCTGGCGCAACTGGTCAACCTGGCCCAGCAACTGGTCGAGCCCGAACGCGGTAACGAACAGTTGGAACTGATCCCACGCAAAGCCACCGGCTACAAGCCCGGCAAGCGCGGCGATATCCAGATCCAGGGCGTGGGCAACCTGTTGACGCAAATCGCCGGTTGCTGCCAGCCGCTGCCGGGCGACGCCATCGTCGGTTACATCACACAGGGCCGTGGCGTGAGCATTCACCGCCAGGACTGTGCCTCGGTGCTGCAACTGGGCGGGCGCGAGCCGGAGCGGATTATCCAGGTCAGTTGGGGCCCGGTGCCGGTGCTCACCTACCCGGTAGACATCATCATCCGTGCCTACGACCGTTCCGGTTTGCTGCGTGACGTGTCGCAAGTGCTGCTCAATGAGCGGATCAACGTACTGGCGGTCAATACCCGCTCGAATAAAGAGGACAACACGGCGTTGATGTCCTTGACCATCGAGATCCCGGGGTTGGACGCGTTGGGGCGGTTGCTGGGGCGTATTTCCCAGTTGCCGAACATCATCGAGACCCGGCGCAACCGCACACCCTCATGA
- the rlmD gene encoding 23S rRNA (uracil(1939)-C(5))-methyltransferase RlmD, which produces MAKHERGLRFQPTGGSRAPQVPVGKKQRLTIERLANDGRGIVFFEGRTWFVNGALAGEDVEARVLGAHGKVVEARTERVFKPSELRRPAPCAHVGRCGGCSVQHLPHHEQLALKQRMLAEQLSRVAGVEPQEWAPPLSGPEFGYRRRARVAVRWDAKAKKLEVGFRAVASQDIVAIDDCPVLVQALQPIMQRLPNMLRRLSKPQALGHVELFSGSSIAVLLRHMAPLSEADLHVLKEFCSFHEAQLWLHGEGRPEPVEPDQALGFRLDAWDLDLAYRPGDFVQVNAGVNEAMVAQALEWLAPQPDERVLDLFCGLGNFALPLAKQAREVVAVEGVQTMVDRAAHNALSNNLHNAQFFQADLSQPLTDAEWAKQGFSAVLLDPPRDGAHEVVRKLATLGAKRLVYVSCNPATLARDTVELVKQGYRLKRAGILDMFPQTAHVEAMALFEAG; this is translated from the coding sequence ATGGCCAAGCACGAGAGAGGCCTGCGCTTCCAACCGACGGGCGGCAGCCGCGCCCCGCAGGTTCCAGTGGGCAAGAAGCAACGCCTGACCATCGAGCGGCTGGCCAACGACGGCCGTGGCATCGTGTTCTTTGAAGGCCGCACCTGGTTCGTCAATGGCGCGCTGGCCGGCGAAGATGTCGAAGCGCGCGTGTTGGGGGCCCATGGCAAAGTGGTCGAGGCCCGCACGGAGCGGGTGTTCAAGCCCAGCGAACTGCGTCGTCCGGCGCCGTGCGCGCATGTTGGCCGCTGTGGCGGTTGCAGCGTGCAGCACTTGCCCCACCACGAACAACTCGCCCTGAAACAGCGCATGCTCGCCGAACAACTGTCCCGAGTGGCCGGTGTCGAGCCGCAAGAGTGGGCGCCACCTTTGAGTGGTCCGGAGTTTGGCTACCGACGCCGCGCCCGCGTGGCTGTGCGCTGGGATGCCAAGGCGAAAAAACTCGAGGTGGGTTTTCGCGCCGTGGCCAGCCAGGATATCGTCGCCATCGATGATTGCCCGGTGCTGGTACAGGCCTTGCAACCGATCATGCAGCGTTTGCCGAACATGCTGCGCCGCCTGAGCAAACCTCAGGCGCTGGGGCATGTGGAGCTGTTCAGCGGTTCGTCCATCGCCGTGTTGCTGCGGCATATGGCGCCGCTGTCCGAAGCGGACCTGCACGTCTTGAAAGAATTTTGCAGCTTTCATGAGGCTCAATTATGGCTGCATGGCGAAGGCCGGCCGGAACCCGTCGAGCCCGATCAGGCCCTCGGTTTTCGCTTGGACGCATGGGATCTGGATCTGGCTTACCGGCCAGGAGATTTCGTGCAGGTCAATGCCGGGGTCAACGAGGCGATGGTTGCCCAGGCTCTGGAATGGCTGGCACCGCAGCCTGATGAGCGGGTTCTGGACCTGTTCTGCGGCCTGGGCAACTTTGCCTTGCCGCTGGCCAAGCAGGCGCGGGAAGTGGTGGCGGTGGAGGGTGTGCAGACCATGGTGGACCGGGCGGCACACAATGCCCTCAGCAACAATTTGCATAATGCGCAGTTTTTTCAGGCCGATTTGTCCCAGCCTTTGACTGACGCGGAATGGGCCAAACAGGGCTTTTCTGCGGTACTCTTGGACCCACCCCGCGATGGTGCCCATGAGGTTGTGCGCAAGCTCGCCACTCTGGGGGCCAAGCGCCTGGTGTATGTGTCCTGCAACCCCGCCACGCTGGCGCGGGACACAGTTGAGTTGGTCAAGCAAGGCTACCGGCTAAAACGTGCCGGGATCCTCGACATGTTTCCGCAGACAGCGCATGTCGAGGCCATGGCGTTATTTGAAGCGGGCTAG
- the cysM gene encoding cysteine synthase CysM, which translates to MTLQYPTIADCVGNTPLVRLQRMAGETSNTLLLKLEGNNPAGSVKDRPALSMITRAELRGQIKPGDTLIEATSGNTGIALAMAAAIKGYKMVLIMPDNGSAERKAAMTAYGAELVLVTQEEGMEGARDLAERMAAEGRGQVLDQFANGDNPEAHYTSTGPEIWRQTQGTITHFVSSMGTTGTIMGNSRYLKEQNPAIQIVGLQPMEGAAIPGIRRWPEEYLPKIYNAARVDRIIDMAQREAEDTTRRLAREEGIFCGVSSGGAVAGMLRLSKEVENAVIVAIICDRGDRYLSTGIFDEPN; encoded by the coding sequence ATGACCTTGCAGTACCCAACAATCGCCGATTGCGTCGGCAACACGCCCCTGGTCCGCTTGCAACGCATGGCGGGTGAAACCAGCAATACCCTGTTGCTCAAGCTCGAAGGCAACAACCCGGCCGGCTCGGTAAAAGACCGCCCGGCGCTGTCGATGATCACCCGTGCCGAGTTGCGCGGGCAGATCAAGCCCGGCGACACCCTCATCGAAGCCACCTCGGGCAATACCGGAATCGCCCTGGCCATGGCTGCGGCGATCAAGGGTTACAAGATGGTGCTGATCATGCCCGACAACGGCAGCGCCGAGCGCAAGGCGGCGATGACCGCTTATGGCGCCGAGCTGGTGCTGGTGACCCAGGAAGAGGGCATGGAAGGCGCCCGCGACCTCGCCGAGCGTATGGCCGCCGAAGGCCGTGGCCAAGTGCTGGACCAGTTCGCCAACGGCGATAACCCCGAGGCGCACTACACCAGCACCGGCCCGGAGATCTGGCGCCAGACCCAGGGCACCATCACGCATTTCGTCAGCTCCATGGGCACCACCGGCACCATCATGGGCAACTCGCGCTACCTCAAGGAGCAGAACCCGGCGATCCAGATCGTTGGCCTGCAGCCGATGGAAGGCGCGGCCATCCCGGGTATTCGCCGCTGGCCCGAAGAATATCTGCCGAAGATCTACAACGCTGCGCGGGTGGATCGCATCATCGACATGGCCCAGCGTGAGGCTGAAGACACCACTCGCCGTCTGGCTCGTGAAGAAGGTATTTTCTGCGGCGTGTCGTCCGGCGGTGCCGTGGCCGGTATGTTGCGCCTCTCCAAAGAAGTGGAAAACGCGGTGATCGTCGCGATCATCTGTGACCGAGGCGACCGTTACCTGTCGACCGGCATCTTCGACGAACCCAACTGA
- a CDS encoding tRNA-uridine aminocarboxypropyltransferase: MSRPQCSRCLRPISHCLCALIPSLDSRTRVLLLQHPSEVGHALNTARLAALGLSNAQLVVGEVFDDLATLLSPPGYQARLLFPADDAQPLQTYAPDEQPLLLVVPDGTWRKARKLLHLNPLLAALPRVTLAEGGVSRYRLRKAPGPGALSTVEAIVRALQVLEAPLSFEPLLKPFEALIEGQIAAMGEEVFQRNHGDGHLG, encoded by the coding sequence ATGTCCAGACCCCAGTGTTCCCGTTGCCTCAGGCCAATCAGCCACTGCTTGTGCGCGCTGATCCCCAGCCTCGACAGTCGCACCCGCGTATTGCTGTTGCAGCACCCGAGTGAGGTCGGCCACGCGCTCAATACTGCGCGGTTGGCGGCGTTGGGCTTGAGCAATGCGCAATTGGTGGTGGGGGAGGTGTTCGATGATTTGGCTACGTTGTTGAGTCCGCCCGGTTATCAGGCTCGGCTGTTGTTTCCCGCCGACGACGCCCAGCCGCTGCAAACCTATGCGCCTGATGAGCAACCGCTGTTGCTGGTGGTGCCCGACGGCACCTGGCGCAAGGCGCGCAAACTGCTGCATCTGAATCCGCTGCTGGCGGCGTTGCCTCGGGTGACCTTGGCCGAGGGCGGCGTGTCGCGTTATCGACTGCGCAAGGCGCCGGGGCCGGGAGCGCTGTCGACGGTAGAAGCCATCGTGCGGGCGTTGCAGGTGCTGGAGGCGCCGCTTTCGTTCGAGCCGTTGCTCAAACCTTTCGAAGCTTTGATTGAGGGGCAGATTGCGGCGATGGGGGAGGAGGTTTTCCAGAGAAATCATGGCGACGGGCATTTGGGGTAG
- a CDS encoding LysR family transcriptional regulator produces MANALPDLKLLRIFVSVVRHQGFANAQHELNLSTSAISTYMSQLESALGLVLCHRGRGGFSLTSKGELFHQETLRLLAELEGFEQYAAALKGELRGTLKLGVLDSTVSDKALPFAEVIGAYSLEHPAVHLNLSVMSPYELQLGVQDNRLDLAIGAFSNRMSGLIYMPLYREQHWLYCSTRHPLFNERRIPEPVITQQRMVGRGYWSQAELARHGFKHSAATVESMEAQLILVLSGAYIGYLPEHYAQAWADKGDLRVLLPATFGYQAPFSMIMRRGRSREPLIQTFRDLLKAQLNQA; encoded by the coding sequence ATGGCCAACGCCTTGCCCGACCTGAAACTGCTGCGCATCTTCGTCAGCGTCGTGCGGCACCAGGGGTTCGCCAATGCCCAGCACGAACTCAACCTGTCGACGTCGGCCATCAGCACTTATATGAGCCAACTGGAATCGGCACTCGGGCTGGTGCTGTGCCATCGCGGCCGGGGCGGCTTCAGCCTGACCAGCAAGGGCGAGTTGTTCCATCAGGAAACCCTGCGCCTGCTCGCTGAGCTCGAAGGCTTCGAGCAGTACGCCGCCGCGTTGAAAGGCGAGTTGCGCGGCACCCTGAAGCTTGGCGTGCTCGACTCAACCGTCAGCGACAAGGCTCTGCCGTTCGCCGAAGTGATCGGCGCCTACAGCCTGGAACACCCGGCGGTGCACCTGAATTTATCGGTGATGAGCCCTTACGAATTGCAACTGGGCGTGCAGGACAACCGTCTGGACCTGGCCATCGGCGCTTTCTCCAACCGCATGAGCGGGCTGATCTACATGCCGCTGTACCGCGAGCAGCACTGGTTGTATTGCAGCACGCGGCATCCGCTATTCAATGAGCGGCGCATTCCCGAGCCAGTGATCACTCAGCAGCGCATGGTCGGGCGCGGCTACTGGAGCCAGGCGGAGCTGGCGCGCCACGGCTTCAAGCACAGCGCCGCCACGGTGGAAAGCATGGAGGCGCAACTGATCCTGGTCCTGTCCGGTGCCTACATCGGGTACCTGCCGGAGCACTACGCCCAGGCCTGGGCGGATAAAGGCGATTTGCGCGTGCTGCTGCCTGCGACCTTCGGTTACCAGGCGCCGTTCTCAATGATCATGCGCCGTGGCCGCAGCCGCGAGCCGCTGATCCAAACGTTTCGCGATCTACTCAAAGCACAGCTCAACCAGGCCTGA
- the speB gene encoding agmatinase, which produces MDKTYHQPLGGNEMPRFAGIATMMRLPHLQTAKGLDAAFIGVPLDIGTSLRAGTRFGPREIRAESVMIRPYNMATGAAPFDSLSVADVGDVAINTFNLLDAVRIIEEAYDEILEHNVIPMTLGGDHTITLPILRAIHKKHGKVGLVHIDAHADVNDHMFGEKIAHGTTFRRAVEEGLLDCDRVVQIGLRAQGYTAEDFNWSRKQGFRVVQAEECWHRSLAPLMAEVREKVGGGPVYLSFDIDGIDPAWAPGTGTPEIGGLTTIQAIEIIRGCQGLDLIGCDLVEVSPPYDTTGNTSLLGANLLYEMLCVLPGVAHR; this is translated from the coding sequence GTGGACAAGACTTACCATCAACCACTGGGCGGCAATGAAATGCCGCGCTTTGCCGGCATCGCCACCATGATGCGTCTTCCCCACCTGCAAACGGCCAAGGGCCTGGATGCCGCCTTTATAGGCGTGCCGCTGGACATCGGCACTTCGCTGCGCGCCGGCACCCGTTTCGGGCCACGCGAGATTCGCGCCGAATCGGTGATGATCCGTCCGTACAACATGGCCACCGGCGCCGCACCCTTCGACTCGCTGTCGGTGGCCGATGTCGGCGACGTGGCGATCAACACCTTCAACCTACTCGACGCCGTGCGCATCATCGAAGAGGCCTACGACGAGATCCTCGAACACAACGTGATCCCCATGACCCTCGGCGGTGACCACACCATCACCCTGCCGATCCTGCGGGCGATCCACAAAAAACACGGCAAGGTCGGGCTGGTGCACATCGATGCCCACGCCGACGTCAATGACCATATGTTCGGCGAGAAAATCGCCCACGGCACCACCTTCCGCCGCGCCGTGGAAGAAGGCCTGCTCGATTGCGACCGCGTGGTGCAGATAGGCCTGCGTGCCCAGGGCTACACCGCCGAAGACTTCAACTGGAGCCGCAAACAGGGGTTTCGTGTGGTGCAGGCCGAAGAGTGCTGGCATCGCTCCCTCGCACCGCTGATGGCCGAAGTACGCGAAAAAGTCGGCGGCGGCCCGGTGTACCTGAGCTTCGACATCGACGGTATCGACCCGGCCTGGGCACCCGGTACAGGCACCCCGGAAATCGGCGGGCTGACCACCATCCAGGCGATCGAGATCATCCGTGGCTGCCAGGGCCTCGACCTGATTGGTTGCGACCTGGTCGAAGTTTCGCCGCCCTACGACACCACCGGCAACACCTCGTTGCTCGGCGCCAACCTGCTGTACGAGATGCTCTGCGTACTGCCCGGCGTGGCGCATCGCTGA
- a CDS encoding YybH family protein — protein sequence MSTREVLHAAAVLVAAFARNDRDAYFGAFTADASFVFYTLPRPLLSREAYQALWDGWRRDEGFEVLSCTSSNAFVSLQGEDVAIFVHDVATELRMNGEQFSSQERETIVFKRQRLRAQQKQGLWLACHEHLSAMPEGLPPP from the coding sequence ATGAGCACGCGCGAGGTACTGCACGCCGCCGCCGTGCTGGTGGCGGCCTTCGCTCGCAATGACCGCGACGCCTACTTCGGCGCGTTCACGGCCGATGCCAGCTTCGTGTTTTATACCCTCCCCCGGCCGCTGCTCAGTCGCGAGGCCTACCAGGCGTTGTGGGACGGCTGGCGTCGGGACGAGGGCTTTGAAGTGTTGTCATGCACTTCAAGCAATGCGTTCGTCAGCCTACAAGGTGAGGACGTGGCGATATTTGTGCATGACGTGGCCACCGAGCTGCGCATGAACGGGGAGCAATTCTCTAGCCAGGAACGCGAGACCATTGTCTTCAAACGGCAAAGGCTGCGCGCACAACAAAAACAAGGCCTGTGGCTGGCCTGTCACGAACATTTGTCCGCTATGCCGGAAGGGCTGCCGCCCCCTTAG
- a CDS encoding purine-cytosine permease family protein, whose product MNNKNNDNSIRKIETNGVEQIPDHERTASPTDLFRLIFGGANTFATAVLGAFPVLFGLSFQAGAWAIVLGVLVGALILAPMGLFGPITGTNNAVSSGAHFGVHGRIVGSFLSLLTAIAFFSLSVWSSGDALVGGAKRLVGLPETDLTLGLAYGLFAVLVLTVCIYGFRFMLWVNRIAVWAASLLFLLGIFAFAKAFDSHFAGSVAMGQPGFWAAFIGAALVAMSNPISFGAFLGDWSRYIARETPKARILLAVIAAQIATLIPFLFGLATATIVAIKAPDYIAANNYVGGLLAVAPTWFFLPVCLIAVIGGMSTGTTALYGTGLDMSSVFPRLLSRVKATLLIGVMSIAFIFIGRFAANLVQSVSTFAVLIITCTTPWMVMMIIGLIARRGFYCPDDLQVFTRGETGGRYWFSHGWNWRGLGAWVPSALVGLCFVNLPGQFVGPLGNLADGIDISLPVSLGLASVVYLTLLRLFPEPAAVYGPEGPLRSPAGASSLATTSAPTT is encoded by the coding sequence ATGAATAATAAAAACAACGACAACAGTATTCGCAAAATAGAAACCAACGGGGTCGAACAGATCCCGGACCACGAACGTACCGCCAGCCCCACGGATCTGTTTCGTCTGATCTTCGGCGGTGCCAATACCTTTGCCACCGCCGTACTGGGCGCGTTCCCGGTGCTGTTCGGCCTGTCGTTCCAGGCCGGTGCCTGGGCGATTGTGCTGGGCGTGCTGGTGGGCGCGCTGATCCTGGCGCCCATGGGTCTGTTCGGGCCAATCACTGGCACCAATAACGCGGTGTCTTCCGGTGCGCACTTTGGTGTGCATGGGCGGATTGTCGGCTCGTTCCTGTCGCTGCTGACGGCAATTGCCTTCTTCTCACTGTCGGTGTGGAGTTCAGGCGATGCGCTGGTCGGCGGTGCGAAACGTCTGGTTGGCCTGCCGGAAACCGACCTGACCCTGGGCTTGGCCTATGGCCTGTTCGCCGTGCTGGTGCTCACCGTGTGCATCTACGGGTTTCGCTTCATGCTGTGGGTCAACCGCATCGCGGTGTGGGCGGCGAGCCTGCTGTTCCTGTTGGGGATATTCGCGTTCGCGAAGGCTTTCGACAGCCACTTCGCCGGCAGCGTCGCCATGGGCCAGCCCGGGTTCTGGGCGGCGTTTATCGGTGCGGCGCTGGTGGCCATGAGCAACCCGATTTCCTTCGGCGCGTTCCTCGGTGACTGGTCGCGCTACATTGCGCGTGAAACGCCGAAAGCGCGCATCCTTCTTGCCGTGATTGCGGCACAGATCGCCACGTTGATTCCGTTCCTGTTCGGCCTCGCCACCGCGACCATCGTGGCGATCAAGGCCCCGGACTACATCGCGGCCAACAACTACGTCGGCGGTCTGCTGGCGGTGGCACCCACGTGGTTTTTCCTGCCGGTGTGCCTGATCGCGGTGATTGGCGGCATGTCTACCGGCACCACCGCGTTGTATGGCACCGGGTTGGACATGTCCAGTGTGTTTCCGCGCCTGCTGTCACGGGTCAAGGCCACGTTGCTGATTGGGGTGATGTCGATTGCCTTCATCTTTATCGGACGTTTCGCCGCCAACCTGGTGCAAAGCGTGTCGACCTTCGCCGTGCTGATCATCACCTGCACCACGCCGTGGATGGTGATGATGATCATCGGCCTGATCGCACGTCGCGGTTTCTACTGCCCGGATGACCTGCAAGTGTTCACCCGCGGTGAAACCGGCGGGCGCTACTGGTTCAGCCATGGCTGGAACTGGCGTGGGCTGGGGGCGTGGGTCCCAAGTGCGCTGGTGGGCCTGTGTTTCGTGAATCTGCCGGGGCAGTTTGTCGGGCCGCTGGGCAATTTGGCCGACGGCATTGATATCAGTTTGCCGGTGAGCCTGGGGTTGGCGTCGGTGGTGTACCTGACGTTGCTGCGCCTGTTTCCGGAACCGGCTGCGGTGTATGGCCCCGAAGGGCCGCTTCGCAGCCCAGCGGGAGCAAGCTCCCTCGCCACAACGAGCGCACCTACAACGTAA
- a CDS encoding PA1414 family protein encodes MKEKIQNWLHDLGVALGLIEPPLQPVPIRTDDEQRRPRRR; translated from the coding sequence ATGAAAGAGAAAATCCAGAACTGGCTCCATGACCTCGGCGTGGCCCTGGGCTTGATCGAGCCGCCGCTGCAGCCCGTGCCAATTCGTACGGATGACGAGCAGCGTCGTCCTCGGCGCAGGTAA